TCCATATCCCAGCGCTCGCTAAAAACCATATTTTAGTTTTCAAAGAAAACCATAAAAGCCTTGCAAAAACCCTTAATAACGAAGAAAGGGTTTTAGAAATCGCGCGCATGATAGGGGGGAGCGAAAATATTGAGAGCGCGATTTCTTTCGCTAAGGAAAAATTAAAGGCACAAGAATGAAATTTTTTCTTTTAAAGAAATTCAGCGAATTTTTAAACATTCAAACCCATTTCTCCCTCAAACGCTTGAGTGCGTCTAGTTTTTTATTAGAGACTTTTTCTAAAGAAAAACACGCCTTTGTTGTGGATTTGAATGCGCCTTATATCGGTTTGTCTAAAAAACCGCTAGAGAGCGTTTTAAAAAACACTTTAGCGTTAGATTTTTGTTTGAATAAATTCACTAAAAACGCCAAAATTTTACAAGCAAACATCATTGATAACGATCGGATTTTAGAAATCAAGGGCGCTAAAGATTTAGCTTATAAGAGTGAAAATTTTATTTTGCGTTTAGAAATGATCCCTAAAAAAGCCAATCTCATGATTTTAGATCAAGAAAAATGCGTGATAGAAGCCTTTCGTTTTAATGACAGGGTCGTTAAAAACGATATTTTAGGGGCATTGCCTCCTAATATTTACGAGCATCAAGAAGAGGATTTGGGTTTTAAGGGATTGTTAGACATTTTAGAAAAAGATTTTTTATCCTACCAGCATAAAGAATTAGAACACAAAAAAAATCAAATCATCAAGCGATTAAACGCCCAAAAAGAACGCTTGAAAGAAAAATTAGAGAATTTAGAAGATCCTAAAAATTTACAATTGGAAGCGAAAGAATTGCAAACTCAAGCCTCATTGTTGCTCACTTACCAGCATTTAATCCATAAGCATGAAAGCCGCGTGGTTTTAAAGGATTTTGAAGATAAGGAGTGTGCGATTGAAATTGATAAGAGCATGCCCTTAAACGCTTTTATCAATAAAAAATTCACTCTCAGTAAAAAAAAGAAACAAAAATCGCAATTTTTGTATTTAGAAGAAGAGAATCTAAAAGAAAAAATCGCCTTCAAAGAAAATCAAATTAATTATGTTAAAGGAGCGCAAGAAGAAAGCGTTTTAGAAATGTTTATGCCGGTTAAAAATTCTAAAATCAAACGCCCGATGAGCGGGTATGAAGTGCTGTATTATAAGGATTTTAAAATCGGTTTAGGGAAAAACCAAAAAGAGAATATCAAGCTTTTACAAGACGCAAGAGCGAATGATTTGTGGATGCATGTAAGAAATATTCCCGGATCGCATTTGATCGTTTTCTGCCAAAAGAACGTGCCCAAAGATGAGGTCATTATGGAATTAGCCAAAATGTTGATTAAAATGCAAAAAGATGCGTTTAATAGTTACGAAATTGACTACACGCAACGAAAATTTGTCAAAATCATCAAAGGAGCTA
This DNA window, taken from Helicobacter pylori, encodes the following:
- a CDS encoding NFACT family protein, which produces MKFFLLKKFSEFLNIQTHFSLKRLSASSFLLETFSKEKHAFVVDLNAPYIGLSKKPLESVLKNTLALDFCLNKFTKNAKILQANIIDNDRILEIKGAKDLAYKSENFILRLEMIPKKANLMILDQEKCVIEAFRFNDRVVKNDILGALPPNIYEHQEEDLGFKGLLDILEKDFLSYQHKELEHKKNQIIKRLNAQKERLKEKLENLEDPKNLQLEAKELQTQASLLLTYQHLIHKHESRVVLKDFEDKECAIEIDKSMPLNAFINKKFTLSKKKKQKSQFLYLEEENLKEKIAFKENQINYVKGAQEESVLEMFMPVKNSKIKRPMSGYEVLYYKDFKIGLGKNQKENIKLLQDARANDLWMHVRNIPGSHLIVFCQKNVPKDEVIMELAKMLIKMQKDAFNSYEIDYTQRKFVKIIKGANVIYSKYRTISLKDT